A single genomic interval of Stieleria maiorica harbors:
- a CDS encoding HAD family hydrolase: MRTLFFDIDGTLLVTQSAGSGALVQAMRTEFEVTEASAEGIRFGGRTDRDLVCEFLVAAGIDPTPENQGRLRRRYAVTLREALRTVRGNVLPGVTELLPALSVTPHVSLAVMTGNFPETARMKLETYRLIDYFPWVVGGDLDAVRCDMARRAADQLARRRGEAARDNVIVIGDTPNDVRCAQSIGAKCLAVCTGTASRDELESAGADRIVNDLTDQAAMEFLVG, from the coding sequence ATGCGGACGCTGTTTTTCGATATCGACGGGACGTTGTTGGTGACTCAGAGTGCCGGAAGCGGTGCGCTGGTGCAAGCGATGCGCACCGAATTCGAGGTGACAGAGGCTTCCGCCGAAGGGATTCGGTTCGGCGGACGCACCGATCGCGACTTGGTGTGCGAGTTTTTGGTGGCTGCAGGCATCGACCCGACCCCGGAGAACCAGGGGCGGCTGCGACGGCGCTACGCGGTGACGCTCCGCGAAGCCCTGCGGACCGTCCGGGGGAACGTGCTGCCGGGCGTTACCGAGTTGTTGCCCGCATTGTCGGTCACGCCCCATGTCTCCTTGGCCGTCATGACCGGCAACTTCCCCGAAACGGCGCGGATGAAGTTGGAAACCTACCGCTTGATCGACTATTTCCCTTGGGTGGTCGGCGGCGACCTGGATGCGGTGCGCTGCGACATGGCCCGGCGAGCGGCCGATCAACTGGCGCGGCGGAGGGGCGAGGCGGCGCGGGATAACGTGATCGTCATCGGCGATACCCCGAACGACGTCCGCTGTGCCCAGTCGATCGGCGCCAAATGTCTGGCGGTCTGTACGGGGACGGCCAGCCGCGACGAACTCGAATCCGCCGGCGCCGACCGCATCGTCAACGACCTGACCGACCAGGCCGCGATGGAGTTTCTGGTGGGGTAG
- the purE gene encoding 5-(carboxyamino)imidazole ribonucleotide mutase, with protein sequence MTTPDTDGTQFPATDALVGVIMGSKNDWETMRPACEILQQLGIAHERTVVSAHRTPARMFAYAQSARQRGLKVIIAGAGGAAHLPGMVASETSLPVIGVPVQSRALQGLDSLLSIVQMPGGIPVATMSIGTSGAKNAGLMAARILATSDDDVRVALESFIESQTQQVLAATELE encoded by the coding sequence ATGACGACACCTGACACTGACGGCACGCAATTCCCCGCCACCGACGCCCTGGTCGGGGTGATCATGGGCAGCAAGAACGATTGGGAAACGATGCGACCGGCTTGCGAGATTTTGCAACAGTTGGGCATCGCACACGAACGCACGGTCGTCAGCGCCCACCGCACGCCGGCTCGGATGTTCGCCTATGCCCAATCGGCGCGGCAACGCGGATTGAAAGTGATCATCGCCGGGGCGGGTGGCGCGGCCCACCTGCCGGGCATGGTGGCATCGGAGACCTCCTTGCCGGTGATCGGTGTGCCGGTGCAGAGCCGGGCGCTGCAGGGACTCGATTCGCTGTTGTCGATCGTTCAGATGCCGGGCGGAATTCCCGTCGCCACGATGTCGATCGGCACCAGCGGGGCAAAGAACGCCGGCTTGATGGCGGCTCGGATTCTGGCGACCAGTGACGATGATGTCCGCGTGGCGTTGGAGTCTTTCATCGAATCCCAGACGCAACAAGTCCTTGCCGCGACCGAGTTGGAGTAA
- a CDS encoding UbiX family flavin prenyltransferase: MSSTVSSHVTGHPTARRNPVVVGITGASGAMYAIRLLQSLAAAEIDVHVTISPSGAAVITQETGLAINLRQLNLNRLVSYIPAWSTDRHRQLIQETDWDSALAGRFYYHQHDDYMTPIASGSFRTSAMVVCPCSGSTLSGIARAAASNLIQRAAEVHLKEHRKLVVVPRETPVSALQLENMHKIALAGGVILPAMPGWYHGVDSLDSLVDFVVSRILDQLELDNRLIQRWKDGS; this comes from the coding sequence ATGAGTTCGACCGTTTCATCGCACGTCACCGGGCATCCGACCGCGAGGCGGAATCCGGTCGTGGTCGGGATCACCGGCGCCAGCGGAGCGATGTATGCCATACGGTTGCTCCAGTCGCTGGCCGCCGCCGAGATCGACGTCCACGTGACGATCAGCCCCAGTGGCGCGGCGGTGATCACCCAGGAAACGGGACTGGCGATCAACCTGCGCCAGCTGAATCTGAACCGACTGGTTTCCTACATTCCCGCCTGGTCAACCGATCGACATCGCCAACTGATTCAGGAAACCGATTGGGACAGCGCCTTGGCCGGCCGGTTTTATTATCACCAGCACGACGACTACATGACTCCGATCGCCAGCGGTTCTTTCCGCACCAGCGCGATGGTGGTTTGTCCCTGCAGCGGCAGCACGCTCAGCGGGATCGCCCGTGCGGCGGCAAGCAACCTGATTCAGCGCGCAGCAGAGGTGCACTTGAAAGAACACCGTAAACTGGTCGTCGTCCCCCGCGAAACTCCGGTCAGTGCCTTGCAGTTGGAAAACATGCACAAGATCGCGTTAGCCGGCGGGGTGATCTTGCCGGCGATGCCGGGTTGGTACCACGGTGTCGATTCACTCGACTCGCTCGTCGATTTTGTCGTCAGCAGGATCTTGGACCAACTGGAACTGGACAACCGATTGATCCAGCGATGGAAGGACGGATCATGA
- a CDS encoding 4-hydroxybenzoate octaprenyltransferase: MTSNHTPTGGGRLADWLGLIRFSHTLFALPFAALATVMAIATPLPGGQSVDIRIRDLVGILVCMVAARSAAMAFNRLVDHKIDAENPRTKGRHIPAGILSRKSVLWFTVGCSVVFVASTALFLPNWIPLAASVPVLLFLLGYSLAKRFTSAAHLWLGVALSLSPLCAWVAIRGPSSLDPISDLIAPLLLAASVAAWVTGFDIIYACQDQAFDAAAGLHSVPSRFGVAGAFRIAAASHLVMLIVLALLPGLAPDVGFSWLYWIALACIAGLVVRQHTLVRPNDLNRVNEAFFHANVAISVLLLVAGSIDCLWL, encoded by the coding sequence ATGACTTCTAATCACACGCCGACCGGCGGTGGGCGATTGGCCGACTGGCTGGGACTGATTCGATTCAGCCACACCTTGTTCGCGCTGCCCTTTGCGGCCCTGGCGACCGTGATGGCGATCGCGACACCGCTGCCGGGCGGCCAGTCGGTCGACATCCGAATTCGAGACTTGGTCGGGATTCTGGTCTGCATGGTTGCGGCGCGGAGTGCGGCGATGGCGTTCAATCGGTTGGTCGACCACAAGATCGACGCCGAAAACCCACGCACCAAGGGACGTCACATCCCCGCCGGCATCCTGTCTCGCAAGTCCGTGTTGTGGTTCACCGTGGGCTGCAGTGTCGTGTTCGTCGCGTCGACCGCGTTGTTTTTGCCCAACTGGATCCCGCTGGCAGCATCTGTCCCGGTGTTGCTGTTCTTGTTGGGGTATTCACTGGCCAAGCGATTTACCAGCGCGGCGCATTTGTGGTTGGGCGTCGCGCTCAGTCTGTCGCCGCTGTGCGCCTGGGTTGCGATCCGTGGACCGTCGTCGCTGGATCCGATCAGCGATCTGATTGCGCCCTTGTTACTAGCGGCATCGGTCGCCGCCTGGGTGACCGGATTCGATATCATTTACGCGTGCCAAGATCAAGCGTTTGACGCCGCCGCGGGGCTGCACAGTGTTCCCAGCCGGTTCGGCGTGGCCGGTGCGTTTCGAATCGCAGCGGCATCCCATTTGGTGATGCTGATCGTCCTGGCGTTGCTGCCCGGATTGGCCCCGGATGTCGGATTCAGCTGGCTGTATTGGATCGCACTGGCGTGCATCGCGGGGTTGGTGGTGCGACAGCACACGCTGGTGCGGCCCAACGATTTAAACCGAGTCAACGAGGCGTTCTTCCATGCCAATGTGGCGATCAGCGTTTTGTTGCTGGTCGCCGGATCGATCGACTGCCTGTGGTTGTAG
- the ubiE gene encoding bifunctional demethylmenaquinone methyltransferase/2-methoxy-6-polyprenyl-1,4-benzoquinol methylase UbiE: MTANVTEHEPTRSAPPPQSSAGELDKSNARVREMFRQIAPRYDLMNHLLSLNIDKYWRTQAVKRLRLAPGVPALDVCTGTGDLAIAIADAAPEDVAVVGSDFCYAMLEIARRKRVAGTRSESIEFLEADSQQLPFPADRFQCVTVAFGLRNVADTDRGLQEMTRVCRPGGQVMVLEFSKPTMMGLRQTYNFYFKHILPKVGQWFARNNKSAYSYLPDSVSRFPDGQALADRMLAAGLTDVKFTPLTFGVCTIYEGTKPLADEPSGASP, encoded by the coding sequence ATGACCGCCAACGTGACCGAGCACGAACCGACGCGCAGCGCCCCGCCGCCCCAATCGTCAGCGGGGGAATTGGACAAGAGCAACGCCCGGGTGCGCGAAATGTTTCGCCAGATCGCGCCGCGCTACGACCTGATGAACCATCTGTTGTCGTTGAACATCGACAAGTATTGGCGAACCCAGGCGGTCAAACGATTGCGTCTTGCCCCCGGCGTGCCCGCACTGGATGTGTGCACCGGGACGGGCGACCTGGCGATCGCGATCGCCGACGCAGCCCCCGAGGACGTCGCGGTCGTGGGCAGCGACTTTTGTTACGCGATGCTGGAGATCGCACGGCGTAAACGCGTCGCGGGAACACGGTCCGAATCGATCGAATTTCTGGAAGCCGACTCTCAACAACTGCCCTTTCCCGCCGACCGATTCCAGTGCGTGACCGTCGCCTTCGGATTGCGGAACGTCGCCGACACCGACCGGGGGCTGCAAGAGATGACACGGGTGTGTCGCCCGGGCGGCCAAGTCATGGTGTTGGAGTTCTCCAAGCCGACGATGATGGGACTGCGGCAAACCTACAACTTCTACTTCAAGCACATCTTGCCCAAAGTCGGACAGTGGTTCGCCCGGAACAACAAGTCGGCCTATTCCTACCTGCCCGATTCGGTCAGCCGGTTCCCCGACGGCCAAGCCCTGGCCGATCGCATGCTGGCGGCGGGCTTGACCGACGTTAAATTCACCCCGCTGACCTTCGGCGTGTGCACGATTTACGAAGGCACCAAACCGCTCGCCGACGAACCGAGTGGAGCGTCCCCATGA
- a CDS encoding redox-sensing transcriptional repressor Rex, which yields MPSDPTPETTSDPNSGVNKLPRPAVGRLSLYFRELHRLADQGETHINSKQLGALVDVSPAVVRRDLSSLGTIGRRGVGYPIDKLTEQIGTVLGSGLQWQVILVGVGSLGDALLRYRGFERLGFRLVAAFDLDPAKIDRQIGGVSIWNAATMAGKLAELSPDLAILAVPVDQAPSVAADLVAAGISGILNFAPTTLRLPGSTAVVNVDLASELQRLAFSVQNR from the coding sequence ATGCCTTCTGATCCGACCCCCGAAACGACCTCGGACCCCAACAGCGGCGTCAACAAACTACCTCGCCCTGCCGTGGGTCGGTTGAGCCTTTACTTTCGTGAGCTGCATCGTTTGGCCGACCAGGGCGAAACCCACATCAACAGCAAACAACTCGGGGCCCTCGTCGATGTTTCGCCCGCCGTCGTGCGGCGTGACCTGAGCAGCTTGGGCACGATCGGCCGCCGCGGCGTCGGCTACCCGATCGACAAGCTGACCGAACAAATCGGCACCGTGCTCGGCAGCGGGCTGCAGTGGCAAGTCATCCTGGTCGGCGTCGGTTCCCTGGGCGATGCCTTGCTCCGCTACCGCGGTTTTGAACGCTTGGGGTTCCGTCTGGTCGCCGCCTTCGATCTGGATCCGGCGAAGATCGATCGGCAGATCGGCGGCGTTTCGATTTGGAACGCCGCCACCATGGCCGGCAAACTGGCCGAACTTTCACCGGACCTGGCCATCCTGGCCGTCCCGGTCGATCAAGCCCCCTCGGTCGCCGCAGATCTGGTCGCCGCCGGGATCAGCGGGATCCTGAATTTTGCCCCCACCACCTTGCGTTTACCCGGATCGACCGCCGTGGTGAACGTCGACCTGGCCAGCGAGCTGCAACGCCTCGCCTTCAGCGTCCAAAACCGCTGA
- a CDS encoding NUDIX hydrolase, with the protein MNSPPIKPRTRRKRGVVAVVFRDAKLLIIRRSLTVTAPGKLCLPGGAIEKGETEQQALVREMQEELAIDVTPAALCYRSVTAWGTNLAWWHAHLEYDHHPVANPDEVAEVFWMSREEVRNAPDVLPSLPPFLVAWEQGEIELDCEWG; encoded by the coding sequence ATGAATTCTCCCCCGATCAAGCCGAGGACGCGCCGAAAACGAGGCGTCGTCGCCGTCGTGTTCCGCGATGCGAAACTGCTGATCATCCGTCGCTCATTGACGGTGACCGCACCGGGAAAGCTCTGCTTGCCGGGGGGAGCGATCGAAAAAGGAGAAACGGAGCAGCAAGCCCTGGTTCGCGAAATGCAGGAAGAGCTTGCCATCGACGTCACTCCCGCCGCCCTATGCTACCGCAGTGTGACCGCCTGGGGCACCAATCTGGCCTGGTGGCATGCTCACTTGGAGTACGACCATCACCCGGTCGCCAACCCCGACGAAGTCGCCGAGGTGTTCTGGATGAGCCGCGAGGAGGTGCGAAACGCACCCGACGTGCTGCCCAGCCTGCCGCCCTTCCTGGTCGCTTGGGAACAGGGCGAAATCGAGCTGGATTGCGAGTGGGGCTGA
- a CDS encoding 5-(carboxyamino)imidazole ribonucleotide synthase, which yields MSALKSNQSVVLPGSTIGMVGGGQLGRMFAIAAMQMGYDVVVFCGSADEPAAQVATRTVVGDLLDHDVVSQFARQCQVITLEFENIPAETIRWCGEFAPTYPSHHVLATAQDRLVEKTTFRDAGLAVTPFAAVDSAAAVGEFAQQHGWPVIVKTARSGYDGKGQHRLAGLEDAAEVPWDSADAWIAEQCIDFDREASVVVARSSVGQVRCFPPFENDHRNHILDVSVCPSNLSATQREMATTIATRAAEVLQLVGVLCVEFFVVDADTILINEVAPRPHNSGHLTIEGCHTSQFEQHVRAVCGLPLGSPELRVGGAAMANLLGDLWGDQGEHPDWDHAVAVPTVSLHLYGKSDAKVGRKMGHLTATGDSVQAAKAAVMQARESLSE from the coding sequence GTGTCAGCACTGAAATCGAATCAATCGGTGGTCTTGCCCGGATCGACCATCGGCATGGTCGGCGGCGGCCAGCTGGGGCGGATGTTTGCGATCGCGGCGATGCAAATGGGCTACGACGTGGTCGTGTTTTGCGGTTCGGCCGATGAACCGGCCGCACAAGTCGCCACGCGGACCGTGGTGGGCGATCTTTTGGACCACGACGTCGTCTCGCAGTTCGCCCGACAGTGCCAAGTGATCACGCTGGAGTTTGAAAACATCCCGGCCGAGACGATTCGTTGGTGCGGGGAGTTCGCGCCGACCTACCCGTCACATCACGTGCTGGCGACCGCCCAGGATCGGTTGGTTGAAAAAACGACGTTTCGCGACGCCGGGTTGGCGGTGACACCCTTTGCCGCGGTCGATTCGGCCGCCGCGGTCGGTGAATTTGCCCAGCAGCATGGATGGCCGGTGATCGTCAAGACCGCGCGCAGCGGCTATGACGGCAAGGGCCAACACCGCTTGGCCGGACTGGAGGATGCGGCCGAGGTGCCGTGGGACTCCGCCGACGCCTGGATCGCCGAACAATGCATCGACTTTGATCGAGAAGCGTCGGTCGTCGTCGCGCGTTCCAGCGTCGGCCAAGTGCGATGTTTTCCGCCCTTCGAAAACGACCACCGCAATCACATCCTGGACGTCTCGGTGTGCCCGTCGAACCTGTCGGCCACACAGCGTGAGATGGCCACGACGATTGCCACGCGAGCCGCGGAAGTTTTGCAGTTGGTTGGGGTGCTTTGCGTGGAGTTCTTCGTCGTCGATGCCGACACGATTCTGATCAATGAAGTCGCGCCGCGTCCGCACAACAGCGGTCACCTGACGATCGAAGGGTGTCACACCAGCCAGTTCGAACAACACGTGCGCGCCGTTTGTGGATTGCCGCTCGGATCGCCGGAGCTTCGAGTCGGCGGCGCGGCGATGGCGAACCTGTTGGGCGATCTGTGGGGCGACCAGGGCGAGCATCCCGATTGGGATCACGCCGTGGCGGTGCCCACCGTTTCGCTGCATCTGTATGGCAAGTCGGACGCCAAAGTCGGCCGCAAGATGGGGCACCTGACGGCGACGGGCGATTCGGTCCAGGCTGCCAAGGCGGCGGTGATGCAGGCGCGGGAGAGCCTCAGCGAATAG